In Dermacentor andersoni chromosome 4, qqDerAnde1_hic_scaffold, whole genome shotgun sequence, the following proteins share a genomic window:
- the LOC126537020 gene encoding chymotrypsinogen A-like, with amino-acid sequence MRALLLCAALLVCSATAHHVGECGVPRIQPHLEAEDRIEGGKEAVPGSWPWHVQVNTRSGHHRCSGALIDDEHVVTAASCIWKLKDIGVLKVLAGAHSRDAVAEGERSADVVEACVFKGYQGSHVNNIAILKLKKPLSRTDTIQPICLPDAPVVGGWNVYATGYGHTHHDHDSPVKGLSQARVKTVANNMCYDENDTEVPKSVFCTVYDHGSPCMHDIGGPVMSKVDGAWTLHGVVSGGAKGCKVGEHPMLHTRVALFADFIDKYTHATGAAGKGQCDLRTTSA; translated from the exons ATGCGTGCTCTTCTTCTCTGTGCTGCTCTACTGGTTTGCTCGGCCACCGCTCACCACGTCG GTGAGTGCGGTGTGCCTCGCATTCAGCCCCACCTGGAGGCCGAGGACCGCATCGAAGGCGGCAAGGAGGCGGTGCCCGGCAGCTGGCCCTGGCATGTGCAGGTCAACACGCGTTCGGGCCACCACCGCTGTAGCGGGGCGCTCATCGATGACGAACACGTGGTCACGGCGGCCTCTTGCATCTG GAAGTTGAAAGACATTGGAGTTCTGAAGGTGCTCGCCGGCGCGCATTCGAGAGACGCAGTCGCCGAAGGGGAGAGGAGCGCCGACGTCGTGGAGGCTTGCGTCTTCAAAGGCTACCAGGGAAGTCACGTG AACAACATCGCCATCCTGAAGCTGAAGAAGCCGCTGAGCCGCACCGACACCATCCAGCccatctgcctgcctgacgcgcCCGTCGTCGGAGGATGGAATGTGTACGCCACCGGCTACGGACACACTCACC ATGACCACGACTCTCCAGTGAAAGGCCTGAGCCAGGCTCGTGTCAAGACGGTGGCCAACAACATGTGCTACGACGAGAACGACACGGAGGTGCCCAAGAGCGTCTTCTGCACTGTCTACGATCACGGCTCCCCCTGCATG CACGACATCGGTGGTCCCGTGATGAGCAAGGTGGACGGCGCGTGGACGCTCCACGGCGTGGTGTCTGGCGGTGCCAAGGGATGCAAGGTGGGCGAGCACCCAATGCTTCACACCCGGGTGGCGCTGTTCGCCGACTTCATCGACAAGTACACGCACGCTACAGGGGCGGCTGGCAAGGGACAATGCGATCTCAGAACGACCTCGGCGTGA